The following coding sequences lie in one Pseudoxanthomonas sp. SE1 genomic window:
- a CDS encoding PDZ domain-containing protein, producing the protein MKPALLTASLLIIAAASPLDSLARQDESAVQQKELETARADLQRAARRVAELSRNSSVPAHALHPGTPLQRKPRLGVLLTGDDDTGVRITGITPDSGAAKAGLKAGDRLVGVGGKPIAGASADERLANARAALADLKTDVPVSISYRRDGRNHDVKATPIPINPQFAFSTYRMAGPEPSGLDEALTITLDDLPVGIAPEVQRELRQLGTLADCKEQDCRLPVLAEAFRWSNLNLARVDPSLGRYFGTDTGVLVLSAGEELKELQAGDVILRIEGEPVTTPREAMQALRGRPEEAKVPIEYLRDRRTQTTTLTVPEATSFRLPAMSRAMTRPRVGAMPGKAPKVLESRRVMIIDQDGNVRTIEDGKAAPLPPPAPPVPSAGKNGALL; encoded by the coding sequence ATGAAACCCGCCCTGCTCACCGCTTCGTTGCTGATCATCGCAGCGGCATCCCCCCTCGACAGCCTCGCCCGCCAGGACGAAAGCGCCGTGCAACAGAAGGAGCTGGAAACGGCACGTGCCGACCTCCAACGGGCCGCCAGGCGCGTGGCCGAACTGTCGCGGAATTCCTCCGTGCCCGCGCATGCCTTGCATCCGGGCACCCCGCTCCAGCGCAAACCACGCCTGGGCGTCCTGCTGACCGGCGATGACGACACCGGCGTGCGAATCACTGGCATCACGCCCGACAGCGGCGCGGCGAAGGCGGGCCTCAAGGCCGGCGATCGGCTCGTGGGCGTCGGCGGCAAACCGATTGCCGGCGCCAGTGCCGACGAGCGCCTGGCCAACGCACGCGCGGCCCTCGCGGACTTGAAGACCGACGTGCCCGTGTCGATTTCCTACCGGCGCGACGGTCGGAACCACGATGTCAAAGCCACTCCCATCCCGATCAACCCCCAGTTCGCCTTCTCCACCTACCGGATGGCCGGTCCGGAGCCCAGCGGCCTGGACGAAGCCCTCACCATCACGCTCGATGATCTGCCGGTGGGCATCGCACCGGAAGTGCAGCGCGAGCTCCGACAACTCGGCACGCTCGCGGATTGCAAGGAGCAGGACTGCAGGCTGCCGGTCCTGGCCGAAGCCTTCCGCTGGAGCAACCTGAATCTCGCCCGCGTCGATCCATCGCTGGGGCGTTACTTCGGAACCGATACCGGCGTGCTGGTGCTCTCGGCAGGGGAAGAGCTGAAGGAGCTGCAGGCAGGCGATGTCATCCTCAGGATCGAAGGCGAGCCGGTGACCACGCCGCGCGAAGCCATGCAGGCACTGCGTGGCAGGCCCGAAGAAGCCAAGGTACCGATCGAATACCTGCGTGACCGCCGAACGCAAACCACCACCCTGACGGTCCCCGAAGCCACGTCGTTCCGCCTCCCTGCCATGTCGCGCGCAATGACGCGGCCGCGTGTCGGTGCGATGCCAGGCAAGGCGCCGAAGGTCCTCGAAAGCCGGCGCGTGATGATCATCGACCAGGACGGCAACGTGCGGACGATCGAGGACGGAAAAGCCGCCCCGTTGCCGCCACCCGCTCCCCCTGTTCCATCCGCCGGCAAGAACGGCGCTCTGCTCTGA
- a CDS encoding sigma-70 family RNA polymerase sigma factor, whose amino-acid sequence MSRSQFAIDVPDSLVARARTGCREAFEQIYRRFERPVFTLALRICGDREQAGDVLQDTMLKLFHHLPDYRADCPFWGWLRQIAVNEALLRLRRQKRLVAEIAVDEDDLPEDQGLPPSAAADAFLLQRALDALPAATRSVLWLYHAEGYTHDEIAALMQRTPSFSKSQLSRGTRRLRALLQIEEPVHA is encoded by the coding sequence TTGAGCCGATCGCAGTTCGCCATCGACGTCCCCGACAGCCTGGTCGCCCGTGCGCGCACAGGATGCAGGGAAGCGTTCGAACAGATCTATCGACGGTTCGAGCGCCCTGTGTTCACGCTGGCGCTGCGCATCTGCGGCGACCGGGAGCAGGCGGGCGACGTGTTGCAGGACACCATGCTGAAACTGTTCCACCATCTGCCCGACTATCGCGCCGACTGCCCGTTCTGGGGTTGGCTGCGCCAGATCGCGGTGAACGAAGCACTGCTCCGCCTGCGCAGGCAGAAACGGCTGGTGGCCGAGATTGCGGTCGACGAAGACGACCTGCCAGAAGACCAGGGCCTGCCACCCTCGGCGGCAGCCGACGCCTTCCTGTTGCAGCGCGCGCTCGATGCCTTGCCGGCCGCCACCCGCAGCGTGCTGTGGCTGTACCACGCCGAGGGCTATACCCACGACGAGATCGCTGCACTGATGCAGCGCACGCCCAGCTTCTCCAAATCGCAACTTTCACGCGGCACCCGTCGTCTGCGTGCGTTGCTGCAGATCGAGGAACCCGTCCATGCCTGA
- a CDS encoding SPFH domain-containing protein — MFETSFVAIILLVAGVIILFKTVRMVPQGYEWTVERFGKYTHTLDPGLHFLVPIIYGVGRKVNVMEQVLDVPSQDVITKDNAVVKVDGVVFFQVLDAAKAAYEVSNLEVATIALVQTNIRTVIGSMDLDESLSQRETINAQLLSVVDQATNPWGIKVNRIEIRDIQPPRDLIDSMARQMKAEREKRAQILEAEGSRQSEILRAEGEKQAAVLEAEGRKEAAFRDAEARERLAEAEAKATQMVSDAIAKGDVQAINYFIAQKYVEAFKELATAPNQKFVLMPMESSGIIGSIAGIAELAKEALGKQQAAPPRVPPRMGG; from the coding sequence ATGTTCGAGACCAGTTTCGTGGCCATCATCCTGCTGGTGGCCGGCGTCATCATCCTGTTCAAGACCGTGCGGATGGTGCCGCAGGGTTACGAGTGGACGGTGGAGCGCTTCGGCAAGTACACCCACACGCTGGATCCGGGCCTGCACTTCCTGGTGCCCATCATCTATGGCGTGGGCCGCAAGGTGAACGTCATGGAGCAGGTGCTGGATGTGCCCAGCCAGGACGTGATCACCAAGGATAACGCCGTGGTGAAAGTCGACGGGGTGGTGTTCTTCCAGGTGCTGGATGCCGCCAAGGCGGCGTACGAGGTGTCCAACCTTGAGGTCGCAACGATCGCCCTGGTGCAGACCAACATCCGTACCGTGATCGGTTCGATGGACCTGGACGAATCGCTGAGCCAGCGCGAGACCATCAACGCGCAGTTGCTCAGCGTGGTGGACCAGGCCACCAATCCGTGGGGCATCAAGGTCAACCGCATCGAGATCCGCGACATCCAGCCGCCGCGCGACCTCATCGACTCGATGGCACGGCAGATGAAGGCCGAGCGCGAGAAGCGCGCGCAGATCCTGGAGGCGGAGGGCTCGCGCCAGTCCGAGATCCTGCGTGCCGAGGGCGAGAAGCAGGCCGCCGTGCTGGAGGCCGAGGGTCGCAAGGAGGCCGCGTTCCGCGACGCCGAGGCACGCGAGCGCCTGGCCGAAGCGGAAGCCAAGGCCACCCAGATGGTCAGCGACGCCATCGCGAAGGGCGATGTGCAGGCCATCAACTACTTCATCGCGCAGAAGTACGTGGAAGCCTTCAAGGAACTGGCCACGGCGCCCAACCAGAAGTTCGTGCTGATGCCGATGGAGAGCAGCGGCATCATCGGCTCCATCGCCGGCATCGCCGAACTGGCCAAGGAGGCCCTGGGCAAGCAGCAGGCCGCGCCGCCGCGCGTGCCGCCCAGGATGGGAGGCTGA
- a CDS encoding NfeD family protein, with amino-acid sequence MRWDVAGWAAVALLLFAAETMAPGAFMLWMGFAAVVVFIGVLVVPGIPLLAQVAAFVVLSFVSIQIYRTWFRGKGRQSDKPLLNRRAEQLVGTVAVLDQAIVGERGRVKIDDAFWTVEGPDLPVGTRVRVIAVNGMTLKVQEA; translated from the coding sequence ATGCGCTGGGACGTTGCGGGTTGGGCGGCGGTGGCGCTGTTGCTGTTCGCCGCCGAGACCATGGCACCAGGCGCCTTCATGCTGTGGATGGGCTTTGCCGCCGTGGTGGTGTTCATCGGCGTACTGGTGGTGCCGGGCATCCCGCTGCTGGCGCAGGTGGCAGCTTTCGTCGTGCTGAGTTTCGTGTCCATCCAGATCTACCGCACGTGGTTCCGCGGCAAGGGTCGCCAGAGCGACAAGCCGCTGCTCAACCGCCGCGCGGAGCAACTGGTCGGTACCGTGGCCGTGCTGGACCAGGCCATCGTGGGAGAACGGGGCCGGGTCAAGATCGACGACGCGTTCTGGACAGTGGAAGGGCCCGACCTGCCGGTCGGTACGCGCGTGAGGGTGATCGCGGTGAATGGCATGACGCTGAAGGTGCAGGAGGCCTAG
- the gcvT gene encoding glycine cleavage system aminomethyltransferase GcvT, with protein MTQKTILNDTHRALGAKMVDFGGWDMPIHYGSQIEEHHQVRRDAGMFDVSHMTVVDLRGARTREFLRQLVANSVDKLQKPGKALYTAMLNEEGGVIDDLIIYFLDEAFFRLVVNAATREKDLAWITAQAAAFDVQVTERPDFAMIAVQGPTARERVHGLLREEDRAKVAKLTRFAATDTTSTDGVPLFVARTGYTGEDGYEIVLPQAQAVAFWNALLDAGVKPAGLGARDTLRLEAGMNLYGQDMDDTVSPYEAALAWTVALDEGRAFTGRATLEAQKAGGAPRQMIGLVMDEKGVLRHGQKVLTAHGDGEILSGTFSPTLGKAIAFARVPAGDIPLGAEGGVRVDIRGKEVPVRVVKFPFVRDGQAQPGVLE; from the coding sequence ATGACCCAGAAGACCATCCTCAACGACACCCATCGTGCGCTCGGCGCCAAGATGGTCGACTTCGGCGGCTGGGACATGCCGATCCACTATGGTTCCCAGATCGAAGAGCACCACCAAGTGCGCCGCGACGCGGGCATGTTCGACGTCAGCCACATGACCGTGGTCGACCTGCGCGGCGCGCGCACGCGGGAGTTCCTGCGCCAGCTGGTCGCCAACTCGGTGGACAAGCTGCAGAAGCCGGGCAAGGCGCTGTACACCGCCATGCTCAACGAAGAAGGCGGGGTGATCGACGACCTGATCATCTATTTCCTGGACGAGGCGTTCTTCCGCCTGGTGGTCAATGCCGCCACCCGCGAGAAGGACCTGGCGTGGATCACCGCGCAGGCCGCCGCGTTCGATGTGCAGGTCACCGAGCGCCCCGACTTCGCGATGATCGCCGTGCAGGGTCCGACGGCGCGCGAGCGCGTGCACGGCCTGCTGCGCGAGGAGGACCGTGCGAAGGTCGCCAAGCTGACCCGGTTCGCCGCCACCGACACCACCAGCACCGACGGCGTGCCGTTGTTCGTTGCCCGCACCGGCTATACCGGCGAGGACGGTTACGAGATCGTGCTGCCGCAGGCGCAGGCGGTGGCGTTCTGGAATGCGCTGCTCGATGCGGGCGTCAAGCCCGCCGGCCTGGGCGCGCGCGACACCTTGCGGCTGGAGGCGGGCATGAATCTGTACGGGCAGGACATGGACGACACCGTCTCGCCGTACGAAGCCGCGCTGGCCTGGACGGTCGCGCTGGACGAAGGTCGCGCCTTCACCGGCCGCGCCACGCTGGAAGCACAGAAGGCCGGCGGCGCGCCGCGGCAGATGATCGGCCTGGTCATGGATGAGAAGGGTGTGCTGCGCCACGGCCAGAAAGTGCTCACCGCGCATGGCGACGGCGAGATCCTGTCCGGCACGTTCTCGCCGACGCTGGGCAAGGCCATCGCCTTCGCGCGCGTGCCGGCCGGCGATATCCCGCTCGGTGCCGAGGGCGGCGTGCGCGTGGACATCCGTGGCAAGGAGGTGCCGGTGCGTGTGGTGAAGTTCCCGTTCGTGCGCGACGGCCAGGCCCAGCCCGGCGTGCTGGAGTGA
- the gcvH gene encoding glycine cleavage system protein GcvH gives MSEIPGDLKFLKSHEWARLEGDGRITVGISDHAQGLLGDLVYVELPNVGDRIEAGNASAVVESVKAASDVYSPVTGKIVEVNAALADKPETINEDAYGEGWIFVIEAEEPDQLNDLLSPDDYAELIEDDDN, from the coding sequence ATGAGTGAGATTCCTGGCGATCTGAAATTCCTCAAGTCCCATGAATGGGCCCGCCTCGAAGGTGACGGTCGCATCACCGTCGGCATCTCCGACCACGCGCAAGGCCTGCTCGGCGACCTGGTCTACGTCGAGCTGCCCAACGTCGGCGACCGCATCGAAGCGGGCAACGCCAGCGCGGTGGTCGAATCGGTGAAGGCCGCGTCCGATGTCTACAGCCCGGTCACCGGCAAGATCGTGGAAGTCAATGCGGCGCTGGCCGACAAGCCCGAGACCATCAACGAGGACGCCTATGGCGAAGGCTGGATCTTCGTGATCGAGGCCGAGGAGCCGGACCAGCTCAACGACCTGCTGTCGCCCGACGACTATGCCGAGCTGATCGAAGACGACGACAACTGA
- a CDS encoding histone has translation MATKKAAKKKPAAKKAAKKATKKAAAKKTVKKAVKKAAKKVAKKVAKAKKAVKKVAKKAAKKVAKKPAKKAAKKTAKKATKKSAKKVAKKPAKKTAKKAAKKTAKKAAKKVAKKPAKKAAKKAAKKPAKKSKKKAAPVALPATPAPLI, from the coding sequence ATGGCAACGAAGAAAGCTGCGAAAAAGAAACCGGCCGCCAAGAAGGCTGCCAAGAAGGCCACCAAGAAGGCGGCTGCTAAGAAGACCGTGAAGAAGGCAGTGAAGAAGGCTGCCAAGAAGGTCGCCAAGAAGGTCGCCAAGGCCAAGAAGGCAGTGAAGAAGGTCGCCAAGAAGGCTGCGAAGAAGGTAGCCAAGAAGCCGGCGAAGAAGGCCGCCAAGAAGACCGCGAAGAAGGCCACCAAGAAGTCGGCCAAGAAGGTAGCCAAGAAGCCCGCCAAGAAGACGGCGAAGAAGGCTGCCAAGAAGACCGCGAAGAAGGCTGCCAAGAAAGTAGCCAAGAAGCCGGCCAAGAAGGCCGCGAAGAAGGCCGCCAAGAAGCCTGCCAAGAAGTCCAAGAAGAAAGCGGCCCCCGTCGCGCTGCCGGCAACCCCGGCTCCGCTGATCTAA
- a CDS encoding SRPBCC family protein, translating to MRFFKWVLAAIAAVGLVLALGGLLLPATTHVERSVVIDRSPEQVFATLNSFERFSAWSPWAEYDPQARYTFEGPASGVGARMRWSGNRSVGSGSQEITTSEPHRRVVVALDFDGSQAQAAYLLEPEGDGTRLTWAFDTEHGMNPFKRWLGLVFDRMIGADYEKGLRKLKSLLEGTQA from the coding sequence ATGAGGTTCTTCAAGTGGGTACTGGCGGCGATTGCCGCCGTCGGGTTGGTACTGGCGCTGGGGGGGCTGCTGCTGCCGGCGACGACCCACGTCGAGCGCAGCGTGGTGATCGACCGCAGTCCCGAGCAGGTCTTCGCAACGCTCAACTCCTTCGAGCGCTTCAGTGCCTGGTCGCCATGGGCGGAGTACGACCCACAGGCCAGGTACACGTTCGAGGGACCGGCCAGCGGCGTCGGTGCGCGCATGCGATGGTCCGGCAATCGGTCCGTCGGCAGCGGCAGCCAGGAGATCACCACCAGTGAGCCGCACCGGCGTGTCGTGGTGGCGCTCGACTTCGATGGCAGCCAGGCGCAGGCAGCCTACCTGCTGGAGCCGGAAGGAGATGGCACGCGCCTGACATGGGCGTTCGATACCGAGCACGGCATGAACCCGTTCAAGCGCTGGCTGGGGCTGGTGTTCGACCGGATGATCGGCGCGGACTACGAGAAGGGACTGCGCAAGCTCAAGTCATTGCTGGAAGGCACGCAGGCCTGA
- a CDS encoding serine hydrolase domain-containing protein translates to MKHKTSRRSLQIFRIGLIGLMLPLTLSSTAQTPLRWTSTHHGTESAAVSANTVASAAAYASPTQPRPYRTALAGQNIQPLAAGFDVRAFEAMAEHLTVGHRVPGLAMAIVHNGRVMSARGYGVTDVVNPQQVDAHTVFRLASLSKAFASTLTGLMVQDGSLRWDSKVNQYVPGFQLSDANATSHVTVADVLSHSVGLQAHNAFDRDIEANAEYYDVARKLAYAPLKCAPGECYAYQNVAFSLIGDVVFAATGTFYDQAVDRRIFKPLGMNDASMGLAGIEGSTRWARPHVRSRNGWVSLTPKPTYYRLPPAAGVNASASDLAQWLIAQTGHRPDVLPAPLLATLHAPVVTTPGEMRGGWRRERIHSASYALGWRVFDYAGQQVVFHAGAVQGYRGLVALVPGQDLGVAMVWNSDSSLPSGLLPTILDRAMGLPGEPWVETPADYDLLLAESPEATPADNKKDSGTSSHRSTASPR, encoded by the coding sequence ATGAAACACAAGACAAGCCGGCGCTCGCTGCAGATCTTCCGGATCGGCCTGATCGGGTTGATGCTGCCGTTGACGCTGTCGTCCACGGCGCAGACACCGCTGCGCTGGACATCCACCCATCACGGTACTGAAAGCGCCGCAGTCTCCGCCAATACCGTGGCCAGTGCGGCCGCCTACGCCTCGCCGACGCAACCACGCCCGTACCGCACGGCGCTGGCTGGGCAGAACATCCAGCCTCTCGCAGCAGGGTTCGACGTGCGTGCGTTCGAGGCCATGGCCGAACACCTGACCGTGGGGCATCGCGTTCCCGGCCTCGCCATGGCCATCGTCCACAACGGTCGCGTGATGAGTGCACGGGGCTATGGCGTCACCGATGTGGTCAACCCGCAACAGGTCGACGCGCATACGGTGTTCCGGCTGGCGTCGCTCTCCAAGGCGTTCGCCAGCACGCTGACCGGCCTGATGGTGCAGGACGGTTCGCTGCGCTGGGACAGCAAGGTCAACCAGTATGTGCCGGGCTTCCAGTTGAGCGATGCGAACGCGACCTCCCACGTGACCGTCGCGGACGTGCTGAGCCACAGCGTCGGCCTGCAGGCGCACAACGCCTTCGATCGCGACATCGAAGCCAATGCGGAGTACTACGACGTGGCCCGCAAGCTGGCCTACGCGCCGCTGAAGTGCGCGCCCGGCGAGTGCTATGCCTACCAGAACGTCGCCTTCAGCCTGATCGGCGATGTGGTGTTCGCCGCCACCGGCACCTTCTACGACCAGGCGGTGGACCGGCGCATCTTCAAGCCGCTGGGCATGAACGATGCGAGCATGGGCCTGGCCGGCATCGAAGGCAGCACGCGCTGGGCGCGACCGCACGTGCGCAGCCGCAACGGCTGGGTCTCGCTGACGCCCAAACCCACCTACTACCGCCTGCCCCCTGCCGCCGGCGTCAATGCCAGCGCCAGCGATCTGGCGCAGTGGCTGATTGCCCAGACAGGCCATCGCCCCGACGTGCTTCCGGCCCCCTTGCTGGCGACGCTGCATGCCCCCGTGGTCACCACGCCGGGCGAAATGCGGGGCGGCTGGCGTCGCGAGCGCATCCATTCGGCCAGCTATGCACTGGGCTGGCGCGTGTTCGACTACGCGGGTCAGCAGGTCGTCTTCCACGCGGGCGCCGTCCAGGGATATCGCGGCCTGGTCGCACTGGTTCCCGGCCAGGATCTGGGCGTGGCGATGGTGTGGAACAGCGACAGCTCACTCCCTTCCGGCCTGTTGCCGACCATCCTTGATCGTGCGATGGGCCTGCCAGGTGAACCGTGGGTCGAGACACCGGCGGATTACGACCTGCTGTTGGCCGAGTCGCCTGAGGCGACGCCTGCGGACAACAAGAAGGACAGCGGTACGTCTTCGCACCGCAGCACCGCATCTCCGCGTTGA
- a CDS encoding choline dehydrogenase, with protein MYDYIIVGAGSAGCVLAHRLSEDPACRVLLLEAGPRDWHPFIHMPAGLAKLVGQKGVNWNYDTAPEPYLDNRRLWWPRGKVLGGSSSINAMCYIRGVPQDYDDWADAGAGGWNWDSVLPYFRRSERNARGADALHGGDGPLSVSDLRYTNPLSAAFIEAGMQAGYTRNDDFNGAAQAGFGLYQVTQKDGARCSSAVAYLDPARDRQNLDIVTGALVRRVLLEKGRAIGVAYARGGHEVVVRCRSEVLLSGGTINSPHLLMLSGIGPAEHLEQTGISVRHALPGVGRNLQDHLDICTLQHSTQRITYDRASELKTAFDYFLRGHRGPGSSNIAEAGAFVRSSLAPDDRPDIQMHFVPAMLDDHGRNRLAGDGYTAHACFLRPRSRGRILLASEDPRADARIEANYLSDPEGFDLKMMVECAKLSRDLFAQPAFDAYRGAPIHPARNDLSDTELVAFIRAKAETVYHPVGTCRMGEDEDAVVDSELRVHGIAGLRVIDASVMPSLIGGNTNAPTIMIAERASDLIRGLPVLSANRAHATATAAAAFATAD; from the coding sequence GTGTACGACTACATCATCGTGGGCGCCGGTTCGGCCGGCTGTGTCCTGGCCCACCGCCTGAGCGAAGACCCCGCCTGTCGCGTGCTGCTGCTGGAAGCCGGCCCGCGCGACTGGCATCCCTTCATCCACATGCCGGCCGGCCTGGCCAAGCTGGTGGGGCAGAAGGGCGTGAACTGGAACTACGACACCGCGCCCGAACCGTACCTCGACAACCGCCGCCTGTGGTGGCCACGGGGCAAGGTGCTCGGCGGCTCCAGTTCCATCAACGCCATGTGCTACATCCGCGGTGTTCCCCAGGACTACGACGACTGGGCGGATGCCGGCGCGGGCGGCTGGAACTGGGACAGCGTACTGCCCTACTTCCGCCGCTCGGAACGCAACGCGCGTGGCGCGGATGCACTCCACGGCGGCGACGGCCCCCTGTCCGTGTCCGACCTGCGCTACACCAATCCGCTGTCCGCCGCCTTCATCGAGGCGGGGATGCAGGCCGGCTACACCCGCAACGACGATTTCAACGGCGCGGCGCAGGCGGGTTTCGGGCTTTACCAGGTCACGCAGAAGGACGGCGCGCGCTGCTCGTCGGCGGTGGCGTACCTCGACCCCGCGCGCGACCGGCAGAACCTGGACATCGTCACCGGCGCACTGGTCCGCCGCGTCCTGCTGGAGAAGGGGCGCGCCATCGGCGTGGCCTACGCCCGTGGCGGCCATGAAGTCGTCGTACGTTGCCGGAGCGAGGTCCTGCTGAGCGGCGGCACGATCAACTCGCCGCACCTGCTGATGCTGTCGGGGATCGGGCCGGCGGAGCATCTGGAGCAGACGGGCATCAGCGTGCGCCACGCGTTGCCGGGCGTCGGCCGCAACCTCCAGGACCATCTCGACATCTGCACCCTGCAACACAGCACACAGCGCATCACCTACGACCGGGCCAGCGAGCTCAAGACCGCCTTCGACTATTTCCTGCGCGGCCACCGCGGCCCGGGCAGCAGCAACATCGCCGAAGCCGGCGCTTTCGTGCGCTCGTCGCTGGCTCCGGACGACCGCCCCGACATCCAGATGCACTTCGTGCCGGCGATGCTGGACGACCACGGCCGCAACCGGCTGGCGGGCGACGGCTATACCGCACATGCCTGCTTCCTGCGCCCGCGCAGCCGTGGCCGCATCCTGCTCGCCAGCGAGGACCCGCGCGCCGATGCGCGCATCGAAGCCAACTACCTGAGCGATCCGGAGGGCTTCGACCTGAAGATGATGGTCGAATGCGCCAAGCTGTCGCGCGACCTGTTCGCGCAGCCGGCCTTCGATGCCTACCGTGGCGCGCCCATCCACCCCGCACGCAACGACCTGTCGGACACCGAACTGGTCGCCTTCATCCGCGCCAAGGCCGAAACCGTCTACCACCCCGTCGGCACGTGCCGTATGGGTGAAGACGAAGACGCGGTGGTGGATTCCGAGTTGCGCGTGCATGGCATCGCGGGACTGCGCGTGATCGACGCCTCGGTGATGCCCTCGCTGATCGGCGGCAATACCAACGCGCCGACGATCATGATCGCGGAGCGCGCGTCGGACCTGATTCGCGGACTACCGGTGTTGTCCGCCAACCGTGCGCACGCGACGGCCACGGCGGCCGCCGCGTTTGCCACCGCCGACTGA
- a CDS encoding MFS transporter: MDPSSPATTRFGRFRAAMTESPPLLWAFVYFFCLLSGYYVLRPVREAMAASSDIEAVFPPALIAFFAGRGIALGEFTLQFIFSAVFLIMLVLQPVYGWLVSRFPRRVFLPVIYGFFIATLLAFYAMFDSGIAGRGLAFILWITVFNLFAVAVFWSFMADVFTNVEARRYYGYIGAAGTMGAFLGPALTKMLVVRVGIPNMMLVSAFLFSVCVLCIYRLRRWAVAREAERRQVSGEIPMGGEVLAGLKLIAREPLLRWLAAMVVMGVGVGTLLYNEQNAIARTMFTSAEARADYFATLDLAVNSLTLVVQLLLTRLLLSRFGIAPALLIPGCAIILGFSILSASPLPVMVAIVQVVTRASEFSLAKPARETIYTRVGREWRYKAGAAIDTVIYRGGDLSFVWLHKFLSAFGSNVVFGAGLLVASAMTFSAWRLLREESKLPSERAVAATPPAAAKA, from the coding sequence ATGGACCCGTCCTCCCCAGCGACCACCCGGTTCGGCCGGTTCCGCGCCGCGATGACCGAATCGCCGCCGCTGCTGTGGGCCTTCGTCTATTTCTTCTGCCTGCTGAGCGGCTATTACGTGCTGCGTCCGGTGCGTGAGGCGATGGCGGCATCGAGCGACATCGAGGCGGTGTTCCCGCCGGCGCTGATCGCGTTCTTCGCAGGTCGCGGCATCGCGTTGGGCGAGTTCACGCTGCAGTTCATCTTCAGCGCCGTCTTCCTGATCATGCTGGTGCTGCAGCCGGTGTACGGCTGGCTGGTGAGCCGTTTCCCGCGGCGGGTGTTCCTGCCGGTGATCTATGGCTTCTTCATCGCCACGCTGTTGGCGTTCTACGCCATGTTCGACAGCGGCATCGCCGGTCGGGGCCTGGCCTTCATCCTGTGGATCACGGTGTTCAACCTGTTCGCGGTCGCCGTGTTCTGGAGTTTCATGGCGGATGTCTTCACCAATGTCGAAGCACGCCGTTACTACGGATACATCGGTGCGGCCGGCACCATGGGGGCGTTCCTCGGTCCTGCGCTGACCAAGATGCTGGTCGTGCGCGTGGGCATCCCCAACATGATGCTGGTGTCCGCTTTCCTGTTCTCGGTCTGTGTCCTGTGCATCTACCGGCTGCGGAGATGGGCGGTTGCGCGCGAGGCCGAGCGGCGCCAGGTCAGCGGCGAGATCCCGATGGGGGGCGAGGTGCTGGCGGGCTTGAAGCTCATCGCCCGCGAGCCGCTGTTGCGCTGGCTCGCCGCCATGGTGGTGATGGGTGTCGGCGTGGGCACGTTGCTCTACAACGAGCAGAACGCCATCGCGCGCACGATGTTCACCTCGGCCGAGGCCCGTGCCGACTATTTCGCCACGCTGGACCTGGCGGTCAACTCGCTGACGCTGGTCGTGCAACTGCTGCTGACCCGCCTGCTGCTGTCCCGCTTCGGCATCGCGCCCGCGCTGCTGATTCCCGGCTGCGCGATCATCCTCGGATTCTCGATCCTTTCCGCGTCCCCGTTGCCCGTGATGGTAGCCATCGTGCAGGTGGTCACCCGCGCCAGCGAGTTCTCGCTGGCCAAGCCGGCGCGCGAGACCATCTACACCCGCGTCGGCCGCGAGTGGCGCTACAAGGCGGGCGCGGCCATCGACACCGTGATCTACCGCGGGGGCGACCTCAGCTTCGTCTGGCTGCACAAGTTCCTGTCCGCGTTCGGCTCGAACGTGGTGTTCGGCGCCGGCCTGCTGGTGGCCAGCGCCATGACCTTCAGTGCCTGGAGGTTGCTGCGCGAGGAATCGAAGCTGCCTTCCGAGCGCGCCGTCGCCGCTACGCCGCCCGCCGCCGCCAAGGCCTGA
- a CDS encoding DUF1304 domain-containing protein yields MGAIATVLVVLVAALHAYFLVLEMFLWTRPLGLKTFRNTPEKAETTRVLAANQGLYNGFLAAGLVWGLATAQWNVVVFFLLCVVVAALYGAWSVNKRIFFVQGVPAIAALVAVWLR; encoded by the coding sequence ATGGGTGCGATCGCGACGGTGCTGGTGGTGCTGGTAGCAGCGCTGCACGCCTACTTCCTGGTCCTGGAGATGTTCCTGTGGACCAGGCCGCTGGGTCTGAAGACCTTCCGCAACACGCCCGAGAAGGCGGAGACCACGCGCGTGCTGGCGGCCAACCAGGGCCTCTACAACGGCTTCCTCGCCGCCGGTCTGGTTTGGGGTCTGGCCACCGCGCAGTGGAACGTCGTCGTCTTCTTCCTGCTGTGCGTGGTCGTGGCCGCACTGTACGGCGCGTGGAGCGTCAACAAGCGCATCTTCTTCGTGCAGGGCGTGCCGGCGATCGCGGCGCTGGTGGCGGTGTGGCTTCGCTGA